The following are from one region of the Muntiacus reevesi chromosome 3, mMunRee1.1, whole genome shotgun sequence genome:
- the LOC136162828 gene encoding lithostathine isoform X1 gives MLPSLGLPRLSWMLLSCLMLLSQVQGENSQKDLPSARISCPTGSMAYRSYCYALFKTPKTWMDADIACQKRPSGHLVSVLNGAEDSFVASLVKNNLNTQSDVWIGLHDPTEGSEPNAGGWEWISTDVLNYAAWDTNPAAISSPGYCGSLSSSSEYLKWIDHNCYLKLPYVCKFKD, from the exons atGCTGCCTTCTCTGGGCCTCCCCAGACTGTCCTGGATGCTGCTCTCCTGCCTGATGCTCCTGTCTCAGGTCCAAG GAGAAAATTCCCAAAAGGACCTGCCCTCTGCACGGATCAGCTGTCCCACAGGTTCCATGGCCTATAGGTCTTACTGCTATGCCTTGTTTAAAACACCAAAAACCTGGATGGATGCAGAT ATTGCCTGCCAGAAGAGGCCCTCGGGACATCTTGTGTCTGTGCTCAATGGGGCTGAGGACTCCTTCGTGGCCTCCTTGGTTAAGAACAACTTGAACACCCAATCAGACGTCTGGATTGGGCTCCATGACCCCACAGAG GGCTCTGAGCCCAATGCTGGCGGATGGGAATGGATTAGCACTGATGTGCTCAATTATGCTGCCTGGGACACAAATCCTGCTGCCATCTCAAGCCCTGGCTACTGTGGGAGCCTCTCAAGCAGCTCAG AATATCTCAAGTGGATAGATCATAACTGTTATTTGAAATTACCCTATGTCTGCAAGTTCAAGGACTAG
- the LOC136162828 gene encoding lithostathine isoform X2 — protein sequence MLPSLGLPRLSWMLLSCLMLLSQVQGENSQKDLPSARISCPTGSMAYRSYCYALFKTPKTWMDADGSEPNAGGWEWISTDVLNYAAWDTNPAAISSPGYCGSLSSSSEYLKWIDHNCYLKLPYVCKFKD from the exons atGCTGCCTTCTCTGGGCCTCCCCAGACTGTCCTGGATGCTGCTCTCCTGCCTGATGCTCCTGTCTCAGGTCCAAG GAGAAAATTCCCAAAAGGACCTGCCCTCTGCACGGATCAGCTGTCCCACAGGTTCCATGGCCTATAGGTCTTACTGCTATGCCTTGTTTAAAACACCAAAAACCTGGATGGATGCAGAT GGCTCTGAGCCCAATGCTGGCGGATGGGAATGGATTAGCACTGATGTGCTCAATTATGCTGCCTGGGACACAAATCCTGCTGCCATCTCAAGCCCTGGCTACTGTGGGAGCCTCTCAAGCAGCTCAG AATATCTCAAGTGGATAGATCATAACTGTTATTTGAAATTACCCTATGTCTGCAAGTTCAAGGACTAG